The window CCGTCAGGCGCGAGTTGACCTATCTCGAGTGTAGCGGGTCTGTGCCGGCTGGCTACCTGAGCGTTGGCGATATCGTCGATGCGACGATCCTCAAGGGGCTGGCCCGCTTCGAGGATCGGCCTTCGGAGTTTTCCGTCGGCGACTGGCTGAAACGGCTGGCTTTTGAGACCATCGAGGAAGAATCCCGCGCCGCCCGCCGCGCCGTGCCTGAGGATGCCGCCTCCATCGAGGCGGAACCCGAGGCCCCGGCGGAGGATCCGACCGAGGCGGATCAGGCGATGTTCGAGTTCTACCAGCCCGACGAAGTGCTGATGCTGGAGGACCTCCTCGCCGACGACGGCGGCACAGACCCCGAGAGCCAAGCGGATCGGCATAAGATCGCCATGGTGCTGCACCGGGCAATCGCCGATCTTCCGTCGGTCGAACGCCGCGTTCTCTATCGGCTCCACCTCGACAACGCTACGATCGCGGAGACGGCAGACCTTTTCGGTCTGACCGAGACAGTGGTCGCCGAGATCGCAGAAAATGCGGGCGCGACACTACGCGCGAGGCTTGCCGAAGCCGGGTTGGTCAGAGATCCATCAGGCTGCGCGCCCATCGAACGGGAAATCGCTCACACGCAGCGTTTGCCTCAGCCGATCGAGGATCGCCGCCGCGTGGCCGCCGCTCTAACCGGCGAGGAGGCCGGCTCCGACACCTGACATGGAACTGAATAGGAGATCGACCAATGACCACAGCCTCTGAAAACCCGACCGACAAGATGCAGTACATCCTGTGCAGCCTGTCCCGGAATTGGTGGGCATTCGTGTTACGCGGCGTGCTCGCATTGATCATCGCAGTGCTAGCCTTCGTCATGCCTGCGGAAGCGCTTCTGGCGCTCACGCTGGTCTTCGGCGCGTTCGCCTTTGCCGACGGCGTGTTCGGCCTCGTCGCCGCGATACGTAACATCCGCAAGGGCGAACGCTGGGGCTGGCTGATGTTCAGCGGCATTCTGGGCATCGCCACGGGCGTCGTCGTAGTTGTCTCGCCTTTTGTCGCGACGCTTGTGCTTGCGACATTCCTCTGGGCCAGCATCGCCTTCTGGTCCGTGTTCTCGGGTGCCCTCGAGATCGCGGCAGCGATCCGCCTGCGAAAGGAAATCAACGGCGAAATCTGGCTGATCCTCAGCGG of the Brevundimonas pondensis genome contains:
- a CDS encoding sigma-70 family RNA polymerase sigma factor, producing MNVIRSFRNLDRHGQQRAPEVIEEEVRQLEPHLARFREDLVRLEVVASQTRGKKRIKVSLRLQLPSGVIAAREEGFEIEPVLRKAFADLRHQVDRHVARLKHEPEYKRPARRRRIGAPLPPARDAAEADRRQLFFDLIEDHLDTVYDTVRRELTYLECSGSVPAGYLSVGDIVDATILKGLARFEDRPSEFSVGDWLKRLAFETIEEESRAARRAVPEDAASIEAEPEAPAEDPTEADQAMFEFYQPDEVLMLEDLLADDGGTDPESQADRHKIAMVLHRAIADLPSVERRVLYRLHLDNATIAETADLFGLTETVVAEIAENAGATLRARLAEAGLVRDPSGCAPIEREIAHTQRLPQPIEDRRRVAAALTGEEAGSDT
- a CDS encoding HdeD family acid-resistance protein, coding for MTTASENPTDKMQYILCSLSRNWWAFVLRGVLALIIAVLAFVMPAEALLALTLVFGAFAFADGVFGLVAAIRNIRKGERWGWLMFSGILGIATGVVVVVSPFVATLVLATFLWASIAFWSVFSGALEIAAAIRLRKEINGEIWLILSGLLSVVLGVVVTWMLLTRPVESFLALGWLIGFYAAVFGVMMILLGLRLRKADRSGGAAFDDAPPSAKA